In Candidatus Neomarinimicrobiota bacterium, a genomic segment contains:
- a CDS encoding FG-GAP-like repeat-containing protein, which translates to MRKLFAVALASLWCISTSILYGAGSWQSMSPPRPGMDYLIVSAESVEDFWVFERGERLLHYHNRTWSVAEKLPQSGTAHRFIRSGENQFICALVDSAYSTHYYEFSGDSWHKMQSVADVPMRKFYRTPEGIVYSFGDWGRLLKFADGSWENFSTPFENHITAMTRDSSGGLWFGVRGEGVYRYYNGQYRYYSTPEDLRYDILQFKWNGNQLLLLGADAQIYGVLGDSISLINSEYRGMEPGRILNTNIQPGFFFQSNGRLYRYTEAKWVGETVPTRQRILSVRVFGEDNLLVTTRDGSIYIRESSPTLYFLDRGTEAYVEGNLLDRSHGAAFIDFNNDALLDLFVQNTGQSQLNRVYLNSGDLVFSEISKFTGLDTLSGATHFTFEDFTKDGLIDAVFATTTPTDNVFRFYRGLSGARFSQYSAVTLSLADVEYLRDMEWYYPDWKARPHLLTVFYYSDKKEPGTTRRIRQTRFGSFLVADTTEKPQFTGWNRNLSMADYDLDGAPDFFISNYWRENRMFLSRQDIEWEEYGIPRLDSTERTNTQSAISIDFDIDGDLDIIEQSEEFGVRLLRNISVSDTFRLEYQSDLLPDIPGKNITHLNSGDFNNDGFPDLLLLARDGMAAIPVILFNERGERFARLDYDLGFIESGIRGTIVGDVDNDGDLDIFGMGDGANHLWMNQLNTQTFLGISLQGSRSPTSGRGAKVWLYRAGFVGESEFLVGYQEAGTSPFENTMQNSSVLHFGLPDTGQYAVRVEFPGGTKKTIGSISAGSRITVQEYNRIFSAVYLLPGALLSMLRNPNLYYYGLLFLLAMSGTYLGTTFGIREYHWNNRLAVLLIIVNYTLFWVLVLILAEEPPALKFGVPLATVLVGHLLPLGLSYQVQRRDRQMAGDAAQEKLLELLRQFQHGEWALSTLNSLLLLTRNVTQKDRLNTKIIEQINDRSEAFRENISPHLREIFKFVTRLDFEPELIEDYGTGIQRIETCLSEVGNPELSTQERHRLYAEIAESILDLKEYLRELRETVFRDFSCDVIAVIHDVTEGLAPVLEMADITLSRRTDTDENLWALIPSYELAGIIDNCVTNAVKASEMAEIRRIEIQVKHVTPKIRILIKDYGQGIADEIREQVFESGFSTFEGTGFGLFQARKTLGKYGGRIEIHETNCNRGTTMLLELNEGVQP; encoded by the coding sequence CATTATTACGAATTTTCGGGTGATTCCTGGCACAAGATGCAATCGGTAGCCGATGTGCCCATGCGCAAATTTTATCGAACTCCGGAGGGGATAGTCTACTCATTTGGTGATTGGGGACGGCTCCTGAAATTTGCTGACGGATCCTGGGAAAATTTCAGTACCCCGTTTGAGAACCATATCACCGCAATGACGAGGGATTCTTCCGGTGGACTGTGGTTTGGTGTCCGTGGTGAAGGGGTTTATCGGTACTATAATGGTCAGTATCGTTATTATTCGACACCTGAAGATTTGCGATACGATATTCTTCAGTTTAAATGGAATGGAAACCAGCTTTTGCTTTTGGGGGCGGATGCACAAATTTACGGGGTTTTGGGGGATTCAATATCTCTTATAAATAGCGAATACCGCGGTATGGAGCCCGGTAGAATCCTCAATACAAATATCCAGCCGGGATTTTTCTTTCAAAGCAACGGGAGGCTCTATCGATATACGGAAGCCAAGTGGGTGGGGGAGACAGTGCCTACAAGACAGCGAATACTTAGTGTACGGGTTTTTGGCGAGGACAATCTGCTGGTGACTACGCGGGATGGCTCAATCTATATCCGTGAGTCTTCGCCAACGCTTTATTTTTTGGACCGCGGCACCGAGGCCTATGTCGAAGGAAACCTTCTGGACAGATCACATGGAGCTGCCTTTATCGATTTCAACAACGATGCATTACTTGATCTGTTTGTGCAAAATACCGGGCAAAGTCAGTTGAACCGGGTATATCTGAATTCAGGGGATCTGGTATTCTCGGAAATTTCAAAATTTACGGGGTTGGATACCCTCTCCGGCGCTACGCATTTCACCTTTGAAGATTTTACCAAAGATGGCCTTATCGACGCAGTCTTCGCAACGACAACGCCGACTGACAATGTTTTCCGGTTTTACCGTGGATTGTCCGGGGCTCGGTTCAGTCAGTATTCTGCAGTCACTCTATCTCTGGCGGATGTAGAATACCTGAGGGACATGGAGTGGTATTACCCCGATTGGAAAGCCCGGCCCCATCTGTTGACGGTGTTTTACTATTCGGATAAAAAAGAACCAGGGACCACACGCCGAATCAGGCAAACGCGGTTTGGTTCCTTTCTTGTCGCCGATACGACAGAAAAGCCGCAATTTACCGGCTGGAACCGGAATTTGTCTATGGCGGATTACGACCTGGATGGAGCGCCGGACTTTTTTATTTCCAACTATTGGCGTGAGAATCGGATGTTCCTGTCAAGGCAGGACATCGAATGGGAGGAGTATGGGATTCCCAGGTTAGATTCCACCGAGCGAACCAATACCCAGAGCGCAATTTCAATAGACTTCGATATCGACGGGGATCTGGACATCATTGAACAGTCCGAAGAATTCGGTGTCAGGCTCCTTAGGAATATATCGGTGTCCGATACATTTCGACTTGAATACCAGTCGGATCTCCTGCCGGATATTCCAGGGAAAAATATCACTCATCTCAACTCGGGCGATTTTAACAACGATGGCTTCCCTGATTTGTTACTTCTCGCCAGAGATGGAATGGCTGCCATACCGGTCATTTTATTCAACGAGAGAGGGGAGCGGTTTGCACGCCTGGATTATGACCTCGGATTCATCGAATCCGGCATACGCGGAACCATCGTGGGGGATGTCGATAACGATGGTGACCTGGACATCTTTGGTATGGGTGATGGGGCAAACCATTTGTGGATGAACCAACTGAATACACAAACTTTTCTCGGGATCAGCCTGCAGGGGAGCCGTTCTCCAACATCGGGCAGGGGAGCAAAAGTATGGCTGTACAGAGCAGGTTTTGTCGGAGAGTCCGAATTTTTGGTGGGATACCAGGAAGCCGGAACAAGCCCCTTCGAAAATACCATGCAAAATAGTTCTGTCCTCCATTTCGGTCTGCCGGATACGGGGCAATATGCCGTACGGGTTGAATTCCCCGGTGGAACGAAGAAAACGATTGGCAGCATCTCAGCGGGATCCCGTATCACTGTCCAAGAGTATAATCGTATATTTTCGGCTGTTTATCTGCTCCCCGGAGCATTACTCTCGATGCTTCGGAACCCGAATCTTTACTACTACGGATTGCTTTTTCTATTGGCAATGAGCGGTACATACCTCGGCACGACCTTTGGAATTCGTGAATATCACTGGAACAACCGCCTTGCTGTGCTCCTAATTATCGTCAATTATACCCTGTTTTGGGTGTTAGTACTCATTCTGGCTGAAGAGCCCCCGGCACTGAAATTCGGGGTGCCACTTGCTACGGTACTGGTGGGGCACCTGCTTCCGCTCGGGTTGTCTTATCAGGTTCAGCGGCGGGACAGGCAAATGGCTGGTGATGCCGCACAGGAGAAACTCCTGGAGCTCCTTCGACAGTTCCAGCATGGTGAATGGGCCCTGAGTACGCTGAATAGCCTGCTGCTTTTAACACGAAATGTCACTCAGAAGGATCGATTAAACACAAAAATAATAGAGCAGATCAATGACCGAAGTGAAGCATTTCGGGAGAATATTAGCCCACATCTCAGGGAAATATTTAAATTCGTTACACGGCTGGATTTTGAACCGGAGCTCATTGAAGACTATGGCACCGGAATTCAACGGATAGAAACATGCCTGAGTGAAGTGGGAAATCCAGAATTAAGTACACAGGAGCGGCATAGGCTTTACGCGGAAATTGCGGAATCAATCCTGGACCTGAAAGAGTACCTCCGGGAACTCCGGGAGACCGTGTTCAGGGACTTTTCCTGCGATGTGATCGCCGTAATTCACGATGTAACGGAAGGATTGGCACCGGTACTGGAAATGGCCGATATTACCTTATCCAGGAGGACGGACACGGATGAGAATCTCTGGGCGCTCATCCCCTCGTACGAACTAGCCGGAATTATAGACAACTGCGTGACGAATGCGGTGAAAGCCTCTGAAATGGCAGAAATTCGCCGTATTGAGATACAGGTCAAACATGTTACGCCAAAGATTCGCATATTGATAAAGGATTATGGTCAGGGTATTGCCGATGAAATCCGGGAGCAGGTGTTTGAAAGCGGATTTTCTACCTTTGAGGGCACCGGGTTCGGTCTGTTCCAGGCCAGGAAAACCCTTGGAAAATATGGCGGGCGAATTGAGATACACGAGACGAACTGTAACAGAGGCACAACCATGCTCCTTGAATTGAATGAAGGTGTGCAGCCATGA
- a CDS encoding sigma-54 dependent transcriptional regulator codes for MKSQLLIIDDDEQFVQDLSLLLEMHYQCRKTHTPADGLREIRSQEPDVILLDLMLGDNQNGIDVLEQIKRINEDIPVIMITDHSSIKTAVQAMQKGAFDYISKTPDMEELSLLIQKSLEQRRLKEQAQTLQEEIQSAYHEMIGISEAIEKVREKIHLFSASLNTVLISGESGVGKELVARQIHQHSQRKKKPFIALNCAAIPDQLLESELFGHEKGAFTGAESRKTGKFEIASDGIVFFDEISELSMESQAKLLRVLQEKEFERLGGNTIIETDAKIICATNRDLSERVAKGKFREDLYYRLDVLPIQVPPLRDRPADIPLLADHFVKRACREMKKPLKAFSSAAYEILQQYPWPGNIRELRNYITRAVILTEGDLIGPDDLPMLSHQQLNSETISRKIPKTWAEMDELRKAVAEEASRSVERRFISYLLEKFDGNVTKAAEHAGINRTNFHKIMKRCGVS; via the coding sequence ATGAAATCACAATTATTGATTATCGATGATGATGAGCAATTTGTTCAGGATTTGTCATTGTTGCTGGAAATGCACTATCAGTGTCGCAAAACCCATACGCCGGCTGATGGGCTCCGGGAAATTCGGTCACAGGAACCGGACGTCATTCTCCTGGATCTTATGCTGGGAGACAATCAAAACGGTATCGATGTGCTGGAGCAAATCAAGCGGATTAATGAAGATATTCCGGTGATTATGATTACTGACCACAGCTCAATCAAAACAGCAGTACAGGCAATGCAGAAGGGGGCATTCGATTACATTTCGAAGACGCCGGACATGGAAGAATTGTCGCTATTGATTCAAAAATCTCTGGAGCAACGGCGGCTGAAAGAACAAGCACAGACTCTGCAGGAAGAGATCCAGTCGGCATATCATGAGATGATTGGGATATCGGAAGCAATTGAAAAAGTTCGGGAGAAAATCCATCTGTTTTCTGCTTCGCTCAACACGGTGCTCATCAGCGGGGAGAGTGGCGTCGGCAAGGAATTGGTGGCGAGGCAAATACATCAGCACAGCCAGCGAAAGAAAAAGCCTTTTATTGCGCTCAACTGTGCGGCGATTCCGGACCAATTGCTGGAGAGTGAACTTTTCGGGCACGAAAAAGGCGCCTTTACCGGGGCCGAATCACGCAAAACAGGCAAATTCGAAATTGCGTCAGATGGAATCGTATTTTTTGACGAAATCAGTGAACTCTCCATGGAATCCCAGGCGAAGTTGTTACGTGTGCTCCAGGAAAAAGAATTCGAGCGACTTGGCGGCAACACCATCATCGAAACCGACGCAAAAATAATCTGCGCCACAAACCGGGATCTGAGTGAACGGGTAGCCAAAGGAAAGTTTCGCGAGGATCTGTATTACCGCCTGGATGTATTACCGATCCAGGTCCCACCGTTGAGGGACCGACCGGCAGATATTCCATTGCTGGCTGACCATTTTGTGAAACGAGCATGCCGTGAAATGAAAAAGCCATTGAAGGCGTTCTCATCCGCTGCGTACGAAATACTCCAGCAGTACCCCTGGCCCGGGAATATCCGGGAGCTCCGGAATTACATTACCCGGGCGGTTATTTTAACTGAAGGAGACCTGATAGGCCCCGACGATTTACCGATGCTCAGTCATCAACAACTTAACTCCGAGACCATAAGCCGTAAAATCCCGAAAACCTGGGCGGAGATGGACGAACTCCGGAAAGCGGTGGCCGAAGAGGCGAGCCGGTCAGTAGAGCGGCGATTTATTTCATATCTGTTAGAAAAGTTTGACGGAAATGTCACTAAAGCAGCAGAACACGCGGGGATAAACCGCACGAATTTCCATAAGATAATGAAGCGCTGCGGAGTCTCTTAG
- a CDS encoding DUF4332 domain-containing protein, producing the protein MEISGNHSDVTLQSTRHPWWWLIGVALLAAGLYFLIADIPQWNVVWYAFAWYGYLLVVDAVIFWRQRHSFLSHRRRELLEMLFWSVPFWFLFEAYNFVIKNWYYAYALHSDWNQGVFAWFSFATVLPACFFHAELIKSFGFFTGMRTKSVPVEKGLQQFFLWFGAACVMLPLIFPTYTFWMVWGATLGIPDYINYKNGAPSILGDLKNGRPGRLYRLLSGGILAGIVWEGLNYWARCKWIYTVPGLEELKLFEMPVMGFLGFPVLALEAFALYTMFSYYFRGTRTWEASDENQKQKSLSPWYWPAGVIAMALSVLVYVNLLDITLQSRRPVFPEYQTLSTADIHSLESQHIQTPEQLWHRISNKGVTELAAQMQLNAAQLDSLYKITTLALHKGMGVKHAYLLRSIGINEVTDLINEEAEQLYPSLETAAVASDIEPPRLSELQVWIRAAEMAGGYKR; encoded by the coding sequence ATGGAAATTAGTGGAAACCATAGCGACGTGACTTTACAAAGTACCCGACATCCCTGGTGGTGGCTGATTGGGGTAGCGCTGTTAGCCGCCGGGCTGTACTTTCTCATTGCCGATATCCCCCAATGGAATGTGGTCTGGTATGCCTTTGCCTGGTACGGGTATCTGCTGGTGGTGGACGCTGTTATTTTCTGGAGGCAGCGGCATTCATTCCTCTCCCACCGAAGGCGAGAACTGCTGGAGATGTTGTTTTGGTCAGTACCATTCTGGTTTCTGTTCGAAGCGTATAATTTTGTGATCAAAAACTGGTATTATGCTTATGCCCTCCACTCCGACTGGAATCAAGGGGTCTTCGCGTGGTTTTCGTTTGCGACCGTATTACCCGCCTGCTTTTTTCATGCGGAATTGATTAAGTCGTTTGGATTTTTCACTGGAATGAGGACAAAATCGGTTCCAGTTGAAAAGGGGCTGCAACAGTTTTTTCTCTGGTTTGGAGCGGCCTGCGTGATGTTACCGCTGATTTTTCCGACATATACCTTCTGGATGGTTTGGGGGGCGACGCTGGGGATTCCGGATTACATTAATTACAAAAACGGAGCCCCGTCGATTCTCGGCGATCTGAAAAATGGCCGGCCCGGCCGTCTGTATCGGCTTCTATCTGGGGGAATACTCGCCGGTATCGTCTGGGAGGGATTGAATTATTGGGCACGGTGCAAGTGGATTTATACTGTCCCGGGGCTGGAAGAACTCAAACTGTTTGAAATGCCGGTGATGGGGTTTTTGGGATTTCCGGTGCTGGCGCTGGAGGCATTTGCGCTCTATACCATGTTCAGCTATTATTTCCGGGGAACTCGCACCTGGGAAGCGTCTGATGAAAACCAGAAACAAAAATCCTTGTCTCCCTGGTACTGGCCTGCCGGAGTAATCGCAATGGCGTTGAGTGTTCTGGTTTACGTCAATCTTTTGGATATTACGCTGCAATCCAGGCGGCCGGTCTTCCCGGAATATCAGACGCTGAGTACGGCAGATATTCACTCCTTAGAATCTCAACACATTCAAACACCGGAACAGTTATGGCACAGAATCAGCAATAAAGGGGTCACGGAATTGGCCGCCCAGATGCAGCTCAATGCTGCACAACTTGATTCGTTGTATAAAATAACGACTCTTGCTTTGCATAAAGGAATGGGAGTAAAACACGCGTATTTGCTCCGGAGCATCGGCATAAATGAGGTGACTGATTTGATTAACGAGGAAGCTGAACAGCTTTATCCATCTTTGGAAACAGCAGCTGTTGCCAGCGATATTGAACCGCCCAGGCTGTCAGAACTTCAGGTTTGGATCAGGGCGGCGGAAATGGCTGGCGGCTACAAACGCTGA
- a CDS encoding 2-oxo acid dehydrogenase subunit E2 — protein sequence MASNDHMTPWRKVSTAVYTPPSDARIYGTVEADVTEVTEYITAQRKQGNKLTMTHFVAAAIARTIYEDIPGINCFIRRGKVVMRDDAEVFVSVALERGKDMTGVLVPKTQVLSVSEIAEYLYEEVQKKRSGEDTGAESFKSTLAKIPWPFRRPVFLFVKWWMYDLGFKLPFLDAPRDPFGSVLLSNIGTHGLSTGMAALFPIGKVPAVLVMGKVTKKPVVIRDKVVIRSMMPLTATMDHRVMDGAQAGALARGIKRRLRHPETLDQPASFEEY from the coding sequence ATGGCTTCGAATGATCACATGACCCCGTGGCGCAAAGTGTCTACTGCCGTCTATACTCCTCCATCTGATGCCCGGATTTATGGTACTGTGGAGGCGGATGTGACAGAGGTGACAGAATATATCACCGCGCAGCGGAAGCAGGGGAATAAACTGACCATGACCCACTTTGTGGCTGCCGCTATTGCCCGGACTATCTATGAAGATATTCCGGGTATCAACTGCTTTATTCGCCGGGGCAAGGTTGTGATGCGTGACGATGCCGAGGTGTTCGTGTCGGTGGCCCTGGAGCGCGGGAAGGATATGACCGGTGTGCTGGTACCGAAAACCCAGGTACTGTCCGTTTCGGAGATTGCGGAATATCTGTATGAAGAAGTCCAGAAGAAACGGAGCGGTGAAGACACCGGCGCAGAATCTTTCAAATCGACGCTGGCAAAGATCCCGTGGCCGTTTCGTCGCCCGGTGTTTCTGTTCGTAAAATGGTGGATGTATGATCTGGGGTTTAAATTGCCGTTCCTGGATGCACCACGAGACCCCTTTGGGAGCGTACTGCTGTCCAACATCGGAACCCACGGCTTGTCCACAGGGATGGCGGCGCTGTTTCCGATAGGAAAGGTACCGGCAGTGTTGGTAATGGGAAAGGTGACGAAAAAGCCGGTGGTTATCAGGGATAAAGTGGTTATCCGTTCGATGATGCCGCTGACGGCAACTATGGATCATCGAGTTATGGATGGCGCCCAGGCCGGAGCGCTGGCCCGGGGCATCAAACGCCGTCTTCGGCATCCGGAAACCCTTGATCAGCCGGCATCCTTCGAAGAGTATTAG
- a CDS encoding MFS transporter, whose product MGFAMVVPFISIYFHLELGVSMTVVGSFFFITAIIRAGSQIIAGNLSDSIGRRGIMIFAQIVRGIVFFGVAVSIYFRMSFLATAFILITGYLLASFFQPVANAMIADIVPKEKRPEAYGLLRVAANIGWGIGPAAGGFLAKYSYASLFFVAGILAILSGITILLFIKESNLNRRKIQRSSFHPKTVFRVFTDRKFFLYCGISLMMFLTMAQLIATVSVYARESIGISNIQLGFIYSANAITVVLFQMLISRVIRHRDLFLVLSFGSILYSIGYSLMAIPGTMIGILVLVLIVTTAEMLVGPAASTMVARMAPDDRYGHYMGAFGLFQTLGWSIGPFIGGLFLDFAPNPVILWLGVSTFGLIGGIGYLWMHRKYPENRYN is encoded by the coding sequence ATGGGCTTTGCCATGGTGGTCCCCTTTATCAGCATTTACTTTCACCTGGAACTTGGCGTTTCTATGACGGTTGTCGGTAGTTTCTTTTTCATCACGGCAATTATCCGCGCTGGCTCCCAAATAATCGCCGGGAATCTGAGTGACAGTATCGGCCGCCGGGGCATAATGATATTCGCGCAGATTGTCCGTGGCATCGTTTTCTTTGGAGTGGCAGTCTCCATTTATTTCCGGATGAGTTTTCTCGCAACAGCGTTCATTCTGATAACCGGGTATCTGCTCGCCTCTTTTTTTCAGCCGGTAGCCAATGCTATGATTGCGGATATTGTCCCAAAAGAAAAACGGCCGGAAGCGTATGGCTTACTCAGAGTGGCGGCAAATATCGGCTGGGGTATCGGACCGGCCGCCGGCGGTTTTCTGGCAAAATATTCCTATGCATCACTCTTTTTTGTAGCTGGTATTTTGGCAATTCTCTCCGGCATAACAATTCTTCTGTTTATCAAAGAATCAAATCTGAACCGGCGAAAAATACAACGGTCCTCATTTCACCCCAAAACCGTATTTCGGGTATTCACCGATCGCAAATTTTTCCTGTACTGCGGCATCTCGCTCATGATGTTTCTCACAATGGCCCAACTCATTGCCACTGTCTCGGTTTACGCCAGAGAATCCATCGGAATCTCAAATATTCAACTCGGATTTATCTACAGCGCAAACGCCATAACCGTCGTCCTCTTTCAGATGCTTATTTCACGGGTAATTCGCCACCGTGATCTGTTTCTCGTCCTGAGTTTTGGCAGCATTCTATACAGTATCGGCTACAGTCTGATGGCGATCCCCGGCACCATGATCGGGATTCTCGTACTTGTCTTGATAGTGACGACCGCGGAGATGCTTGTGGGACCCGCAGCATCCACCATGGTAGCCAGGATGGCGCCGGATGATCGATACGGACACTACATGGGCGCCTTCGGTTTGTTTCAGACGTTGGGGTGGTCTATCGGTCCGTTTATTGGCGGACTGTTTTTGGATTTTGCGCCCAATCCGGTGATACTCTGGCTGGGTGTGTCAACTTTCGGCCTTATTGGCGGGATCGGATATTTGTGGATGCACCGCAAATATCCGGAAAACCGATACAACTAA